The Streptomyces sp. DG1A-41 genomic sequence CCAAGGCGGTCAGCGAGCAGGCCGGGCGGATCATCCACTCCTCGACCCTGTACCTCAACCGGCCGATGGTCGAACTCGCCGAGCGAGTGGCCCAGCTGAGCGGCATTCCGGACGCCCGCGTCTTCTTCACCACCTCCGGGACCGAGGCCAACGACACCGCCCTGCTGCTCGCCACGACCTACCGGCGCAGCAACACGATCCTGGCGATGCGCAACAGCTACCACGGCCGCTCCTTCAGCTCGGTCGGCATCACCGGCAACCGCGGCTGGTCCCCGACCTCGCTGTCCCCGCTCCAGACTTTGTACGTCCACGGCGGCGTGCGCACCCGCGGCCCGTACGCCTCCCTCAGCGACGACGACTTCATCGCGGCCTGCGTCGACGACCTGAAGGACCTGCTCGGGCACACCCGCGCCCCGGCCGCGCTGATCGCCGAACCCATCCAGGGTGTCGGCGGCTTCACCTCACCGCCCGACGGGCTGTACGCCGCCTTCCGCGAGGTGCTGCACGAGCACGGCATCCTGTGGATCGCCGACGAGGTGCAGACCGGCTGGGGACGCACCGGCGAGCACTTCTGGGGCTGGCAGGCCCACGGGCGCAGCGGGCCGCCGGACATCATGACCTTCGCCAAGGGCATCGGCAACGGCATGTCCATCGGCGGTGTCGTCGCCCGCTCCGAGATCATGAACTGCCTCGACTCCAACAGCATCTCCACGTTCGGCGGCACCCAGATCACCATGGCCGCAGGCCTCGCCAACCTCAACTACCTGCTGGAACACGACCTCCAGGGCAACGCCCGGCGCGTCGGCGGCCTGCTCATCGAGCGGCTGCGGGCCGCCGCCGCACACGTGCCGGCCGTACGGGAGGTACGCGGACGCGGACTGATGATCGGCATCGAGATCACCAAGCCGGGGACTAACGAGGCCGACCCGCAGGCCGCGGCCGCCGTCCTGGAGGCGGCCCGCGAGGGCGGCCTGCTGATCGGCAAGGGGGGCGGTCACAACACCAGCGTCCTGCGCGTCGCCCCGCCGCTGTCCCTCAACGTCGCGGAGGCGGAGGAAGGCGCCGCGATCCTCGAGAACGCTCTGAGGAGCATCCAGTAGCAGTGAACTGAACAAGGGAACGGCACCATGACCACCACCTTGGATTCCCTGGAACCCGCGCTGTCGGTCCGGCAGGTCCTCACCCTGGAGCGGGTGCTCGCCGGGGAGCCCGAGGTGGTGGCCGGCGCGAGCCACCTCGACCGGCCGGTGCGCTGGGTGCACGTCGCCGAGGCGGCCGACGTCGGCGTGATGCTCAGCGGCGGCG encodes the following:
- a CDS encoding aspartate aminotransferase family protein gives rise to the protein MTNDLLGRHRAVLPDWLALYYEEPIEITHGEGRHVWDAHGNRYLDFFGGILTTMTAHALPEVTKAVSEQAGRIIHSSTLYLNRPMVELAERVAQLSGIPDARVFFTTSGTEANDTALLLATTYRRSNTILAMRNSYHGRSFSSVGITGNRGWSPTSLSPLQTLYVHGGVRTRGPYASLSDDDFIAACVDDLKDLLGHTRAPAALIAEPIQGVGGFTSPPDGLYAAFREVLHEHGILWIADEVQTGWGRTGEHFWGWQAHGRSGPPDIMTFAKGIGNGMSIGGVVARSEIMNCLDSNSISTFGGTQITMAAGLANLNYLLEHDLQGNARRVGGLLIERLRAAAAHVPAVREVRGRGLMIGIEITKPGTNEADPQAAAAVLEAAREGGLLIGKGGGHNTSVLRVAPPLSLNVAEAEEGAAILENALRSIQ